One Nicotiana tomentosiformis chromosome 4, ASM39032v3, whole genome shotgun sequence genomic window carries:
- the LOC138910023 gene encoding uncharacterized protein, which translates to MINQEKQIYSSRVKLTPGRSKASTLMPREDAIHIKQRGRRKDKRHGRQVEWKTHYSGRHLEEGNLPIPPKKDANGQVIISTYPLDFDDYTDEQAVVITINVKAKNLLYNAFSGEEYEKISSCKTAKEMWDKLEVTYEGTNKVKETRINLLVQDYELFQMNDGESVEEIFFRFSKILGDLKSFGRPIKSGEQVRKILRSLPTIWQAKVIALECQDLDKISYDKLRGDLIAFENNHLDRQIQEKKKTIAFKAIVAKPENEEEEEEEEEGGGGEQDENIAMLSQVVTSMARRNRNNIRGKSNFRKGRMRNEVDKNDGRCYECGMFGHIQADCPELKKKLSRNLQKKKAFGA; encoded by the exons ATGATCAATCAAGAGAAGCAAATTTATTCATCCAGAGTTAAGCTCACTCCAGGCAGATCAAAGGCATCAACGCTGATGCCAAGGGAAGATGCAATTCATATCAAACAAAGGGGAAGAAGAAAGGACAAAAGACATGGGAGACAAGTTGAATGGAAAACACATTATAGTGGGAGACACTTGGAAGAG GGAAATCTTCCAATTCCTCCCAAGAAGGATGCAAATGGTCAAGTCATCATATCTACTTATCCTCTTGACTTCGATGATTACACTGATGAACAAGCTGTTGTCATCACTATTAATGTAAAAGCAAAAAATCTACTGTATAATGCTTTCAGTGGAGAAGAATATGAAAAGATATCAAGTTGCAAAACTGCAAAAGAAATGTGGGACAAACTGGAAGTCACTTACGAAGGAACCAACAAAGTGAAAGAGACTAGGATAAACCTCTTGGTTCAGGACTATGAGTTATTTCAGATGAATGATGGTGAATCTGTAGAAGAAATATTTTTCAGGTTTAGCAAAATACTTGGAGACCTCAAATCATTTGGAAGACCTATTAAAAGTGGCGAACAGGTGAGAAAGATCCTCAGAAGTCTACCTACAATTTGGCAGGCAAAGGTCATTGCATTAGAATGTCAAGATCTGGACAAAATTTCCTATGATAAGCTCAGAGGTGATCTAATTGCTTTTGAGAACAATCATCTTGACAGACAAATTCAAGAGAAGAAGAAAACCATTGCTTTCAAGGCAATTGTGGCTAAaccagaaaatgaagaagaagaagaagaagaagaagaaggaggaggaggagaacaaGATGAAAACATTGCAATGCTCTCCCAAGTCGTAACCAGCATGGCGAGAAGAAACAGAAATAACATAAGAGGGAAGTCCAACTTCAGGAAAGGAAGGATGAGAAATGAAGTTGATAAAAATGATGGAAGATGTTACGAATGTGGGATGTTTGGTCATATTCAAGCTGACTGTCCGGAATTAAAGAAGAAGCTTAGCAGAAACTTACAAAAGAAGAAAGCTTTCGGGGCATAG
- the LOC138910024 gene encoding uncharacterized protein: MAPFEALYGRRCRSTIGWFAIEEAELIGPDLVHQAMENVKIIKERLKTAQSRQKSYSDVCRMDLEFKEDYWVFVKVSPMKGVMIFGKKGKLSPRNVRKLRNEEITSVKVLWRNYQFEEATWEAEE; this comes from the exons atggcaccgttcgaggctttatatggtaggagatgtagatctacCATTGGGTGGTTCGCAATTgaggaagcagagttgatagggccagacctcgtgcatcaagctatggaaaacgttaaaatcattaaggagcggttgaaaactgctcagagtcgtcagaaatcctattcggatgtttgtcgtatggatttggagttcaaagaagattatTGGGTATTcgtgaaagtttcccccatgaagggtgtaatgatatttggtaagaaagggaaattgagtccgag gaatgttcgaaagttgaggaatgaAGAAATTACCTCTGTGAAGGTGTTGTGGCGAAACTATCaatttgaagaggctacttgggaggccgaggaataa